The genomic DNA AATTTGTGATGTAAGTAGAGTACATTCTGAGAACTACAGCTAATAACTGTCAAATCTGACAAACTAACCATGCAGGTCTCAAGTGCTAAGTTTAAACTTTGAATCATACAAGCCACAACTCCAGCTAATGCAAGCCACCATGTCTGGGTTTGTGTGATCTAATTTATTACATATCCAGCTATAAAAAGCCGTGGCCCAAGTGTTAATAGGTTTATTTACTGAGACTACACACTTTGcctctgctgtgtttacatcaggcTTCAAATTATTCACACTCTGCCTTTGTATTCTTCCCAACTTACATCATTAATTACCAAACTACTGCCAGCACCTTTGCATGATGTATGCCTAGGTGACCATGCACTAACCCCATCACTCTGCAGCCCAGTTGCTAAAACcatttatcccgtcaaactgaCGGacatctgttttgttgttgttgttgttgcagccaACTTGCTTCactagtgcaatgttgctgttgtgcttCTACATTGCCTCCACCACATAATAAGTCATGTGGCGATCACAGTTGCGATACACTAATTTGTCATGAATGAAACAGACTGTGGAATTTACATTAAAAGGTTAAGAATTGCAGCTTTAAAGCTGGCACAGATTTGGTGCATGTGGCACATTTTCTAACAGCTAACGTCTACATGAGGACACTTCAACAGCTGGTGAAAGTGGCTCCTGGTCTCACCTGCATGAAAGTTGTCAAAGTTGACTCTACCCTGCCTGTTACAGTCCCCACTGAACCTTTGGTCTTTATCTGTCTCGTCGTCATGCTGCATGTTGTCTTTTTCCGTCAGATACATCATCAGAATCGTCTCCAGGAGGCTGAGCATCATCAAAGCAAAGATCCCAATGCAGTAGATCGCTGATGGGAGCAGAcaccattattattagtattgtagATCAATAACTACACACTGGACCAGTATGTGCTGTTACGGATATGTAGTATTACACTGGATTCACATGTATGTGTGGTGTCAGTGctgagcagagcagtgtctgtcgTGGCTAACGACATAGCaggagttgctaatgttgcttaAGTGCGAGTGCACCCACCAAACTTCATGTCTTCTTGtggcggcgctgctcaaatgaatgaaggaagGTTACTTGGGTGGAAGTTTCTCTGGCTGAAGAAaagggagtttacagcaggataatcGCAGAGAAAGCtatgttaagagatgctccatccatgttcaatagACTttgtgcactttgttctctatgttgagaataatagagaaatcctgcacatatcacagacgttttgttttcttcagttaaacAGATATTGAGAcatatcgctatatgattgtcttgcaatatattgattatcacagaattgttgtttcgtgatattattggtatcgtggaccgtgTATTGCGTGAAGTACACATTCTCCACCACACGTGTGAATCCAGTGTAAGTAGACTATTAACAGTGGACTTCTTTACCTATGAGGGGGATACTGTTTGACGAGGAAGGCAAAATATCATTCAGAATGAGCTGTAACACAGTGATTGCGAGCAGCACCGTGAcctggaagctcagcttctcacCGCTGCTGTCTGAGATCAGAAATGAGGCCATGTCCAGGCACAGGAAGAACAAGATGGGTAGTATGAAGTTGACAATGTAGAGGGCCGACCTCCTCTTCATGTTGATCTGTCAAATGATGTTTAAGGTTCAGATGCtacagctgaaaaatcacaactGAAAAGAACCTTTCCTGTCACAACAAAGTACAGTTTAAATTAACTATACTGTAAGAAAAACGGTCACATTTTAACTTGTGTGAAAAACGAGTGAGAATGACCtcaagaaaagcagcagaaacatgCTGACAGATTATTGTATATTAGGAAAAGAGATGAagggaaaaaggaaaagtaCATGCTGAAACTTACATGCTCAAATTATTACCATAACAGCACTTAAAGCTAGGGACTGATGATTTGCTAGTTTCTCTTTTGTCTTATACATACAGTGTAAACAATGATGTCTTGGCTGAGTAAATCACTGGCATTGATGGTGGTGACTTTCATGTTGATGAACAGCCATTCATATTGAGTCCGCATCACCTCTCGAGACCACTCTGTAGCCTCTGAGGAATTGTCACTTGCAAGGAGTCGGATGTCCTTGGCTGAGGAGGGGGATAAATTAGTGATTagtttaaataacaaataaatagatgataaattgataaaaagCTGGGTTGATGGCAGAGCCAGAAGGAACAACGCAAAAACCCAACAGAAAGTGCACATTTGCCTAAAAGCCATAGCGGCCATGGCTATCACAtagcaaaaaataataaacaaaagcTTTAGAAAGCATCTTCTTCCCTGAGGACTTCGAAGTAATtaccaaagagagagagagagagagagagagagagagagagagttgtatATTTTGGAGTCTTGGAGCTGCAttgtgcaggaacagcagcagctgtgattaaAGATGCAGGCAGTTGTTGGAGGCAGTAGGGGAGAGCTTGCTTTTTCTTTGGTGCTCAACTGACGGAGCATGCGTTTTCAATATCGCAATATCGCATTCTTGAGAAGCCAAAACCGTGGTCAATTTTGAAGTTCTACTGAATGGCGGGGTTTATTTTTATGAAGCTGTGTGGCTTTACTAACACGATGTACAGTAGCTGTTGTACgtctcactctgtgtgcagcacgggaaTGTCATGaacgacacaaaaacaaaacacttctaTACTGATGATAGTTTGAATGTATAGAATACtagttaatatttaaaagtcatACACTGCAgcttaaatcaataaaatgttgagGTTCTCCCACACTATTAGTGGAAATATAGTATTTGAAACTCTCACCAGTATAGATGACAGACTTGAAGGAGAGGTTGCAGCTCTGTATATCAAAAGGAAATTTGTAGATGTGCATCCTGCAGGTGCTGACCAGCACCAGATCGTTCTGGACTTCCACATCACCTTCATTGTTGATGGTGAGATATGGACTTGGAGGTGCTTTGTCCTTCTCTGTCCTGTATGAACAGACACATGTGGACACGGGCACACAGTAACCTATTATGTTAATTTGCTGTTTGGTGACCTAAGAACAGCATAAAAAACTgctttgtcacatttcaaattaatgtttattttcatagcAATGTAGAGTATAATATAAGTTAATAGTATAACATCgtaataatagtagtaaatAGTTCtaatatagtatagtgtgtGCTTAAAACATGTGTATGGAAAGAGTTAATTGCATTCAAATGCTTCAGCTATTGTGTCTGTGTACTGTATctacacaaaaacatgacaccCGCCACGACTGTCATGAGTGCTTGTGTGAGTGTAATTGTCTAGACATGAGAATTATTAATTACTGTCAGTTTAGAAAGTCGAGGTCGGCAGTGaacagtgtgtgcacatgcacttACTTACATTTCTTCTATAGTGAGATCTGGTTTCCACAGAATCTCAGTGGGAAGAGAAACATTATCAATTCCACAAAACTGACTTGGATTCCAGGAAATGTAGTCATTGTGCCACCTCTGTGGGAGAAAACGCcaataaatacattcaaaaaaacaaatgaaagggataataacaataataagaaaaaaattcaaaaaatgaataaaatagaatagaactaACCATGACAGACCAAACGTATGGAATGAATTTTTGTTCTTTCTCAACctgtgaatgaaataaaaataatcccacagccaaaaatgtgtttaaaaaacagcagcatttcCATCACTGATCATACACATCAGAGAGACTTTATGATTGTTATTAACTTCAGGTTAGCTCATGTTCTCctttcatttctgctgctgctgctgcacttttTTGTTccctcaaaaaagaaaaaatatttgatattgGAGCATCTAAATTTATTTTCTGAACTTTGACGAGCTGTCACGTTTGTGGaatttggtccccactaaatcACGCAAATTTGTCAAAATGGTTAGTAAaaacagtttcctgttgggGGAAATTTGTTTATTGCCTAACAACTTTAATTACAGCTCCCATTAACTTGTGATGCCAGTGTAGAACAGTGTTTCTTAAACTTTTTCAGACCAAGGACCACTtaacccatagaaaaacactcACGGACCACCTAACTCAAAATAGCCCCAAAACAATATGCCAACTTCAACAGTTCACAACCTCCTAAAATGAACTAgttgatttgatattgaaaacaacacacatatgtcgcagacagaaacactgaaattaaaacactgacattttaaattttaaaacacGGTATGTTGCTTGCTTGTCACCTCGTGGACCATTAGGGGTCGCTCACGGACCACCAGTGGTCCGGggaccacactttgagaaaggCTAGTGTAGAGAATAGTGATCATTTGAAACAATCTTTACTTGTTTGATGTTACACTTACCACATCTAGAATTGCATAGAGCAGAACTTCCAGGTGTACCTCTGTGTGGCGTTTGTAGTCTTTGACAGGTCGAGTCATGAAGTAGCGCTCGTTGTGTCTGGTCAAGTTCAGGTGGTCTAAAACATCCTGATAGTTGCAGTTCTCCTGAGAGTTCACCCCATCTGAagcaacaacacagacatgcaGGCAGTAATCACCAACGCCCTTCAAAGGACCAGTGTGGAGGATGTAGTGACCAACCGAatcattttgtttagtttttttgcttAGATTTATCCAGTCtcggctactgtaaaaacatggcaacACAAAATGGTGGAGGAAGACCAGCTCCTC from Solea solea chromosome 21, fSolSol10.1, whole genome shotgun sequence includes the following:
- the LOC131449037 gene encoding 5-hydroxytryptamine receptor 3A-like, whose translation is MMLAGSLLLLFLLDGVNSQENCNYQDVLDHLNLTRHNERYFMTRPVKDYKRHTEVHLEVLLYAILDVVEKEQKFIPYVWSVMRWHNDYISWNPSQFCGIDNVSLPTEILWKPDLTIEEMTEKDKAPPSPYLTINNEGDVEVQNDLVLVSTCRMHIYKFPFDIQSCNLSFKSVIYTAKDIRLLASDNSSEATEWSREVMRTQYEWLFINMKVTTINASDLLSQDIIVYTINMKRRSALYIVNFILPILFFLCLDMASFLISDSSGEKLSFQVTVLLAITVLQLILNDILPSSSNSIPLIAIYCIGIFALMMLSLLETILMMYLTEKDNMQHDDETDKDQRFSGDCNRQGRVNFDNFHAEMQDWTENGCIYNVAAETPAELQSMAIEHNSSTRLVGESRVLEKVSAELREMEKTLTLLLGNRKVDYKSGYWTRVAKRVNKVFFISYVIMVSVFLTVLFLKWNYA